The segment CGTTGAAGGTCGTGATAACCGCCGCCGCCGTCAGGAACTGGCGCGGGTTGGCCATGTCCATGGCGGCGAACGGCGCCTCCTTCCACACCGCGGCGCCGGGCACGTACCACGCACCCCACAAGACCGCACACCACAGCGCCCAGATAAAGCCCCAGCGGATGCTGCGGGCACGAAAACTCACCTTCGCTTGGCCGACGGTCGTCATGAATCCTCCTGTGGTGGGCGCGTCGGAATGCACGCCTGATTCGAGCCTCATGTCCACATACGGAAAGGACCGCACGAACATGTGCGTTGGATTATTGGAGGGGCGCGGGGCCGGCACAATAATCCAAAGGAGAGATACCTACAAAGAGGCATGCGCGGCCGGCATACTTGGCGGAAAAATGCGCGTAGTGCGAGGGGACGAGAGCGCGAACGCCGCCGTGCCGCGCGGCGCGGCAGGCGGTGCTGACTTGCGCTGGGGGGACTAGCTCAGTGCCGCGGCTTCTGCTGCCCGTGCCGCCAGACCACGGCTTCGAGACGGGAGTGAAGATTGAGCTTGGACAGCACGTGCTTGACGTGCACCTTGACGGTTCCAACGCTGATGCCGAGCTGGCGGGCGATGGTCTTGTTGCACAGGCCTTCCGCCAGGAAGTCCAGCACCTCGGACTCGCGGCTGGTCAGGTCAGCCTGGGCGGCGGGCACGCGCTGGTTGGACGCGACCACCTCCATCAGGCTGCCGGTCACGGAATCGCTCAGCACCGAGGCGCCATTCGCCGCGCGCCGCAGGCAGTCGCACAGGTCTTCCGGCTCCATGTCCTTGAGCAGGTAGCCATGCGCTCCGGCGCGCAGCGCGGAAACCACGTCGCGTTCGTTATCCGATACCGTCAGCATGATGAAGCGGGAGTCGACGTGCTTCTCGCGCAAGGCGCCGATGGTCTCGATGCCGCTCATGCCCGGCATGTTCAGGTCGATGAGGATGACATCCGGCTGCATGCGCACTGCCATGTCCACGCCCTCCGCGCCGGAGGAGGCCTGGCCGACGACACGGAAGTCCTGGTCCATGCCGATGAGTTGCGCGAGACCCTTGCGGAACAAGGCGTGATCGTCGATGACCAGAACCGTGTTGCTCGTTTCCATGGCCGTTGTCTCCGTATTTTTTGCAGCCACGCTGCCGGTTCCTGATCCGGCCTGATACTTCTGCGGGACGCATTGCCGCCTGTATCGGCGGTTGTTTGCGAGAGCAACGGAAATACTACCGGCATCCCCGGTTTTGGGGAAGGCGTCAGCGCATGCCAGCGCGACTGGGGTTTTCCCGATTGTGCGCTGACGCTCACCACTCAGGCTGCCGCACCGGACGGAATTGGACCGAAACGCAGGAGCCGCCGCCCGGCCTGGGACTGATCGACAACGCACCGTCCAGGCTCAATGCGCGCTCGCGCATGATGGCAGTGCCGTGCTGGTTGCGCGGATCCGCGGCCGGCTCGAAGCCCAGTCCATCGTCCTCGATGACGATGGCGATCGCGCCATTCTCCTCCGGCAGCAGCCTGACGGTGGCCTGCGATGCACCCGCGTGGCGCACGACATTGGAGAGGGCCTCGCGCACGATCTGCACGATATGGAACTCTTCGTTGGCACTGAGCTGGCAGCCCTTGAGCCGGTTGTCCAGCGTCATGGCCACGCTGCTGCGCGCGCCATACTCATCAAGGGCCTCCTCCAGCGCCGCGGCCAGGCCCTGTACATTGATCTGCGTGCGGAACGTCGTGATCAGTTCGCGCAGCTTGCGATAGGCGCCGTTCAGGCCGTCGCGCAGTTCTTCCGCGGTCGCCTCCAGGCCCTCGCGCGCGTCCCCTCGGTCGGCCAGGGTCTGCAGGCGGCTGACCTGGATCTTCATGTAGGACAGCGACTGCGCCAGCGAGTCGTGCAGTTCGCGCGCCATGGCCGTGCGCTCCTCGATCAGCGCTACCCGGCGCCCTTCCTGCATGCGCCGGAAGTTGCCGATCGCCAGGGACAGGTGACGCCCGATCGCCTCGCCGATCTGGCTGCCTTGCGCCTGGCAGTCCTGCGCCGTCCGGAACAGCACGAAGAGATGCCCGTAGCGCTCCTTGCCGTCGCTGATCGGCACCGCGAGCCCGACCTCGGCGTGCCCGCCCTGCTCCGCCAGCTCGAACACCATGTGCGGGCCCGCCACCGTGAGCGCGCGCACACGCTCCACCTGCGCCCACCCCAGCTCCCCGGCGTGCACGACTTCCGGCAGTTCGAGCGCCTCGCTGGTCTCGTCGTCCAGGCAGATGCAGCAGGCGCGCGCCTGGAGCCCGCCGGCCACCGCCTCGCACACATTGCGCAAGGCCTGCGCCCCCAGCGACTCGCCGGACAGCGCTGTCATCACCTGCTCGAGCAGGCTGAGCCAGCGGTCCTTGCGCTCCGCGGGAATGTCGCCTGCCGGCGCGCGCGCCTCACGCGCCTGGCGGCGCATCCCCAGGCCGATCAGCACGCCACC is part of the Cupriavidus oxalaticus genome and harbors:
- the narL gene encoding two-component system response regulator NarL, translating into METSNTVLVIDDHALFRKGLAQLIGMDQDFRVVGQASSGAEGVDMAVRMQPDVILIDLNMPGMSGIETIGALREKHVDSRFIMLTVSDNERDVVSALRAGAHGYLLKDMEPEDLCDCLRRAANGASVLSDSVTGSLMEVVASNQRVPAAQADLTSRESEVLDFLAEGLCNKTIARQLGISVGTVKVHVKHVLSKLNLHSRLEAVVWRHGQQKPRH
- a CDS encoding histidine kinase is translated as MLFLARQQRAVRAWAVVITVAALAALALMVQPILTAAWSSEAVSFLSKAAELRQRGSGFDQRNEAGREGRQWLAETRRLLSDPPFGAGLADEGQAHAYGTVSAAMPVLEQAAVDVSEALQRHLRVDIAVRIALLIVAAGGVLIGLGMRRQAREARAPAGDIPAERKDRWLSLLEQVMTALSGESLGAQALRNVCEAVAGGLQARACCICLDDETSEALELPEVVHAGELGWAQVERVRALTVAGPHMVFELAEQGGHAEVGLAVPISDGKERYGHLFVLFRTAQDCQAQGSQIGEAIGRHLSLAIGNFRRMQEGRRVALIEERTAMARELHDSLAQSLSYMKIQVSRLQTLADRGDAREGLEATAEELRDGLNGAYRKLRELITTFRTQINVQGLAAALEEALDEYGARSSVAMTLDNRLKGCQLSANEEFHIVQIVREALSNVVRHAGASQATVRLLPEENGAIAIVIEDDGLGFEPAADPRNQHGTAIMRERALSLDGALSISPRPGGGSCVSVQFRPVRQPEW